One window of the Bacteroidales bacterium genome contains the following:
- a CDS encoding ATP-binding protein has product MNKEEIKKVIVAQNEVTKSINFIQRDKTISLEGGYNDPFIQIVSGIRRCGKSTLVQHIRENNPEKNYSINFDDNRLVGFSNDDFEKLNEAFHELYEPENTYYFNEIQNVDGWERFVRRLYNEGNKIYITGSNATMLSKELGTHLTGRNIQTELFPFSFNEYLRFKGIQLEKNDFYSAEKSTQLKKAFRNYILNGGFPEFLQTSHLQYLKNLYENIIYKDVIARYNIRNVKTITEMIHFLISNISKEISYNGLKNVFGLSNAISVKEYISYFENAYLIFSINKFDFSLKKQLANPKKIYSIDTGLANSVSFQFSDNFGRQLENVVFLQLKRKGHEIYYHKNKQECDFIIRENGKIINAFQVCQSIENSDTKSREINGLLEAMQQYDLTNGLIITEDEEEIIKLNECTIQVIPVWKWLLG; this is encoded by the coding sequence ATGAACAAAGAAGAAATAAAAAAAGTAATTGTTGCTCAGAATGAGGTAACTAAGAGTATCAATTTCATTCAGCGGGACAAGACAATATCCTTAGAAGGCGGGTATAATGATCCTTTTATTCAGATTGTCTCAGGCATCAGGAGGTGTGGAAAATCCACCCTGGTTCAGCATATCAGGGAAAATAACCCAGAGAAGAACTATAGTATCAATTTTGATGATAATCGCCTGGTTGGTTTTTCAAATGATGATTTTGAAAAACTAAATGAAGCTTTTCACGAATTGTACGAACCCGAAAATACATACTATTTCAATGAAATTCAAAATGTTGATGGATGGGAAAGATTTGTAAGGCGCTTGTATAACGAGGGCAATAAAATATATATCACCGGTTCCAATGCTACCATGCTAAGCAAAGAACTCGGCACCCATCTTACAGGGAGAAATATTCAGACCGAGTTGTTTCCATTTTCATTCAATGAATATTTGCGATTTAAAGGAATTCAACTTGAAAAAAACGATTTCTATTCTGCGGAAAAATCAACCCAATTGAAAAAAGCTTTCAGAAATTATATTTTGAATGGGGGGTTTCCGGAATTCCTACAAACATCCCATCTCCAGTATCTTAAGAACCTGTATGAAAATATTATATACAAAGACGTGATTGCAAGGTACAATATCAGAAATGTCAAGACAATCACAGAGATGATTCATTTTCTGATAAGCAATATCTCAAAGGAGATCAGCTATAATGGTTTGAAAAATGTATTTGGTTTGTCAAATGCCATCTCGGTAAAAGAATATATCAGTTATTTTGAAAATGCATATTTGATATTCTCCATCAATAAATTTGACTTCTCCTTAAAAAAACAACTTGCAAATCCAAAAAAAATATATTCCATCGATACCGGACTGGCGAATTCTGTATCTTTTCAATTCAGTGACAACTTCGGACGGCAATTGGAGAACGTTGTTTTTCTTCAACTAAAAAGAAAGGGACACGAAATTTATTATCACAAAAACAAGCAGGAATGTGATTTCATCATCCGGGAAAACGGGAAGATAATAAATGCCTTTCAGGTTTGCCAGTCCATTGAAAATTCAGACACCAAAAGCAGGGAAATAAATGGTTTGTTGGAAGCTATGCAGCAATATGATCTTACCAACGGATTGATCATAACAGAAGACGAAGAAGAGATAATAAAGCTCAATGAATGTACTATTCAGGTTATACCTGTTTGGAAGTGGTTGTTGGGATGA
- a CDS encoding ATP-binding protein — translation MIKRKLEELITGRLFTGKTILLLGPRQVGKTTLMSSIQQNHGGKSLWLNADNPEDRALLNGINSSRAKELFQPEMLVIIDEAQRLENSGLTLKIIHDNCPDTQLAATGSSSFELTDKIKESLTGRKWTFKLYPISLEELADYKNKLELVRSLETRMIYGSYPEVINRAGSEKEVLSELISDYLYKDVFALREVRRPEILEKLVKALAFQLGNQVSNRELAILVQADKETVERYIYLLEEAFIIFRLTSFSGNLRSELKRSKKIYFYDNGIRNAVINQFSHLLLRNDTGALWENLMISERLKNNEYHRLFRNVYFWRTNRQQEIDYIEEYDGKLHAFEFKWKETGKVRGTTAFITAYPGAEINIIHKDNFLGFIQNRSS, via the coding sequence ATGATAAAAAGAAAACTGGAAGAGCTGATTACCGGCAGATTATTTACAGGTAAAACAATCCTTTTACTTGGCCCGAGGCAGGTTGGCAAAACCACACTGATGAGCAGCATTCAACAAAACCACGGGGGTAAAAGCCTGTGGTTAAATGCTGACAATCCGGAAGACAGGGCGCTTTTGAACGGCATCAACTCTTCACGGGCAAAAGAACTTTTCCAGCCGGAGATGCTTGTGATTATTGATGAAGCCCAAAGACTTGAAAATTCAGGATTAACATTGAAGATCATACACGACAATTGCCCTGATACACAATTGGCTGCAACAGGTTCAAGCTCTTTTGAACTCACGGATAAGATAAAAGAATCCCTTACAGGAAGAAAGTGGACGTTTAAACTTTACCCAATATCATTGGAAGAACTGGCTGATTATAAGAATAAACTTGAGCTGGTCCGATCGTTGGAAACCCGTATGATATATGGTTCTTACCCGGAGGTGATCAATCGTGCCGGTAGTGAAAAAGAAGTTCTGTCTGAATTAATTTCAGATTATTTATATAAGGATGTTTTTGCGCTCAGGGAAGTCAGGAGACCTGAAATATTGGAAAAATTGGTTAAAGCACTGGCCTTTCAGCTGGGGAACCAGGTTTCAAACCGGGAATTGGCTATTCTTGTTCAAGCCGATAAGGAAACCGTTGAAAGGTATATCTATCTGTTAGAAGAGGCCTTTATCATTTTCCGTTTGACTTCTTTTTCGGGCAACCTGAGGAGTGAACTCAAACGATCGAAGAAAATTTATTTTTATGACAATGGCATCAGGAATGCTGTCATCAACCAGTTCAGTCACTTGTTATTACGTAATGATACAGGAGCATTGTGGGAGAATTTGATGATATCAGAGCGATTAAAAAATAATGAATACCACAGACTTTTTCGAAACGTATATTTCTGGCGTACAAACCGGCAGCAAGAGATCGATTATATTGAAGAATATGACGGTAAACTTCACGCATTTGAGTTTAAATGGAAGGAGACCGGCAAAGTCAGGGGTACGACGGCATTTATAACTGCATATCCCGGTGCTGAAATAAATATCATTCACAAAGATAATTTCCTGGGATTTATCCAGAACCGGTCGTCGTAA
- a CDS encoding NAD(P)/FAD-dependent oxidoreductase → MKITIIGAGISGLSAGCYLQMNGFETEIFEKHSKPGGLCTSWKVGEYTFDGCLHWLLGSNNSNPFYKLWSELIDMESVEFVSHEVRVDIEVEHSTDKYGSRVFHLYTDLSRLENYMVDIAPEDAVRIKKLIRSMRRIQRYEMPPEIKTLPAFYSMKQKIGMIKHLPLLFFMLRNRYVTNFSFAEKLRNPFLREAFRMIYDGEEFPLIIITIPLAFSDLKGTGYPVGGSLRFSKRIEEKYLSLGGKTHYNSGVKEILVKNDSATGILLEDGREIASDITVSAADWYFTVFKALKGNFTNKKILDLRDGKSFQVYYSVINVSLGISRPLSDLPHFSRFPIPKELVSPDGTIYTRMELHVYNYDPTLAPAGKTCVSVSFYTRKGEFWIDLYRNDRQKYEKAKSEFAEEVIDILEWKTGRIKEFVEVIDVLTPATFHRYTNNWKGSTQGWLPGKNIMASSPVGFELPGLKNFFYTSHWSFPGGGLPVAIKTARDLAQVISRKYHKIK, encoded by the coding sequence ATGAAGATTACTATAATCGGTGCAGGGATTTCTGGTTTATCAGCCGGTTGTTATTTGCAGATGAACGGTTTTGAAACGGAGATCTTTGAGAAACACTCAAAACCGGGAGGTCTCTGCACCAGTTGGAAGGTCGGGGAATATACGTTCGACGGCTGCCTCCACTGGCTCCTGGGATCGAACAACAGCAATCCGTTCTACAAATTATGGTCGGAGCTCATTGATATGGAATCAGTTGAATTTGTCAGCCACGAGGTGCGGGTTGACATCGAAGTGGAACACAGCACGGATAAATATGGCAGCAGGGTATTTCATCTTTATACCGATTTGTCGCGGCTGGAGAATTACATGGTGGACATCGCACCTGAAGATGCTGTCCGGATTAAAAAGCTGATCCGTTCAATGCGCAGGATCCAGCGCTACGAGATGCCTCCGGAGATAAAAACCTTGCCGGCTTTTTATTCAATGAAGCAAAAGATCGGCATGATAAAGCATCTCCCGCTGCTGTTTTTCATGCTCAGGAACCGGTATGTAACGAATTTTTCCTTTGCTGAAAAACTCAGGAACCCATTTCTCAGGGAAGCATTCCGTATGATCTATGATGGCGAGGAATTTCCTCTAATTATTATCACGATCCCCCTGGCGTTTTCCGACCTGAAAGGGACCGGTTATCCCGTGGGCGGCTCCCTCCGTTTTTCGAAAAGGATCGAAGAAAAGTACCTGTCACTGGGGGGGAAGACCCATTATAATTCAGGCGTCAAAGAGATCCTGGTAAAAAATGACAGCGCAACAGGAATTCTTCTGGAAGACGGCCGGGAGATCGCATCGGATATTACTGTTTCTGCCGCCGACTGGTATTTTACCGTATTCAAGGCCCTGAAAGGTAATTTCACGAATAAGAAAATACTGGATCTCCGCGATGGGAAAAGCTTTCAGGTCTATTATTCAGTGATAAATGTGTCACTTGGAATTTCCCGGCCGCTCAGCGACCTACCGCATTTCTCAAGGTTTCCCATCCCAAAGGAACTCGTATCGCCCGATGGCACTATCTATACCAGGATGGAGTTACACGTTTATAATTATGACCCCACCCTGGCCCCGGCAGGAAAGACCTGCGTATCGGTCAGCTTTTATACACGGAAAGGCGAATTCTGGATAGATCTTTACAGGAACGATCGTCAAAAATACGAAAAGGCCAAAAGTGAGTTTGCCGAAGAGGTGATCGATATCCTCGAATGGAAAACAGGAAGGATAAAAGAATTTGTTGAGGTGATCGATGTTCTTACGCCGGCGACCTTCCACCGCTATACAAATAATTGGAAAGGCAGCACGCAAGGGTGGCTGCCGGGAAAGAACATCATGGCTTCTTCACCGGTCGGATTTGAATTACCGGGTTTGAAGAACTTTTTTTATACCAGCCACTGGTCGTTTCCCGGCGGGGGACTACCGGTAGCGATCAAGACAGCCCGTGACCTGGCACAGGTAATCTCCCGGAAGTACCATAAAATCAAGTGA